A region from the Desulfomarina profundi genome encodes:
- a CDS encoding RNA methyltransferase, protein MYRGETSLHIALIHHPVLNKKGDIIGSAVTNLDLHDIARVARTYGVSRYYIVTPYSDQQNLVREMLDHWLTGHGGQYNPARKEALNIVRVADNLEHVQENIEKRFSRKPFLVCTSARKQNCSVSYSEVKKEINSNHPVLLLFGTAHGLAPELLQRAVHVLPPITGASDYNHLSVRSAASIVIDRLLGN, encoded by the coding sequence GTGTACAGGGGTGAAACAAGTCTGCATATTGCTCTTATTCACCATCCCGTGCTGAACAAAAAAGGTGATATTATCGGTTCAGCCGTGACTAATCTAGATCTTCATGATATAGCACGGGTCGCAAGAACATATGGAGTCAGCAGGTATTATATAGTGACACCCTATTCAGATCAGCAGAATCTGGTCAGAGAAATGCTTGACCACTGGCTGACAGGGCACGGTGGCCAGTATAACCCTGCCAGAAAGGAAGCTTTGAATATTGTCAGGGTGGCCGACAATCTGGAACATGTGCAGGAAAATATCGAGAAACGGTTTAGCCGGAAACCTTTTCTGGTCTGTACCAGCGCAAGAAAACAGAATTGTTCTGTATCGTACAGTGAGGTAAAAAAAGAGATCAACAGTAATCACCCTGTTCTTCTACTGTTTGGAACAGCCCATGGCTTGGCGCCAGAACTTTTGCAACGGGCTGTTCATGTTTTACCACCAATTACCGGAGCTTCAGATTACAATCACCTTTCGGTGCGGTCAGCTGCATCAATTGTAATAGACAGATTACTAGGAAACTAA
- the trmD gene encoding tRNA (guanosine(37)-N1)-methyltransferase TrmD yields MRFEILTIFPDLLSSPLGEGILRKALEEGLIEVTFRNLRDFTFDRHNTTDDRPFGGGEGMVMKAEPLALAVEQVKQNAPSSKVILLSPQGETYNQVIARELSLETSLVLVCGRYEGVDERFRERFVDREISLGDYILTGGELGAMVLIDSITRLLPGVLGCSDSAEKDTFSNGLLKHPQYTRPRVFREMEVPEILLSGDHSRIGEFRFAESVKRTVERRAEMIREKKFSSDELKILKKYDLYEKVRTLQQGKARVQG; encoded by the coding sequence ATGAGATTCGAGATACTGACAATCTTTCCTGATCTTCTTTCTTCCCCCCTGGGGGAAGGAATACTCAGAAAGGCTCTGGAAGAAGGACTTATTGAAGTAACCTTTAGAAATCTCAGGGATTTCACCTTTGATCGTCACAATACAACTGACGATCGGCCTTTCGGTGGCGGAGAAGGGATGGTGATGAAGGCTGAACCCCTTGCATTGGCCGTTGAACAGGTAAAACAAAATGCCCCGTCATCCAAGGTTATTCTGTTAAGCCCTCAGGGTGAGACATATAACCAGGTGATCGCAAGGGAGTTATCCCTTGAAACATCACTTGTACTCGTCTGTGGGCGATATGAGGGAGTTGACGAAAGATTCAGGGAACGATTTGTAGACAGGGAAATTTCCCTGGGAGATTACATTCTCACTGGTGGTGAGCTGGGAGCTATGGTGTTGATCGATTCCATTACCCGACTCCTGCCGGGTGTACTTGGCTGTTCTGATTCTGCCGAAAAGGATACCTTCAGCAATGGACTGTTGAAGCATCCACAATACACCAGGCCACGTGTCTTCAGGGAGATGGAGGTACCTGAAATTCTTCTTTCAGGAGACCATAGTCGAATCGGTGAATTTAGATTTGCAGAATCGGTTAAAAGGACTGTTGAACGGCGTGCTGAAATGATCAGAGAAAAAAAATTCAGCAGTGATGAACTGAAAATTTTAAAGAAATACGATCTTTACGAAAAGGTCAGGACATTGCAACAGGGAAAAGCACGTGTACAGGGGTGA
- the rimM gene encoding ribosome maturation factor RimM (Essential for efficient processing of 16S rRNA): MTQEFSFPTQDFILLGKVVKAHGMRGEFKMVSFSGQPENLSAYKELILVDRKGTMSPALSVISTRNKGKMAIVHLESISDRTRAEYLEGMGVLLARKELPALKEDEFYWHEVIGKKVNDLTGVFVGTVGNIFSNGKQDILVIHDGENEILVPITRETIVAETGEAVTIDPPPGLLELYRNSAGNGYPPE; encoded by the coding sequence ATGACACAGGAATTTTCTTTTCCTACCCAGGACTTCATACTCCTGGGAAAAGTTGTGAAGGCTCATGGTATGCGGGGAGAGTTCAAGATGGTGTCTTTTTCTGGGCAACCCGAGAACCTCAGCGCATACAAGGAGTTGATCCTCGTTGACAGGAAAGGAACGATGTCCCCTGCCCTTTCAGTTATTTCTACTCGTAACAAGGGTAAAATGGCGATTGTTCATCTGGAATCCATTTCTGATCGTACCAGGGCCGAATATCTGGAAGGCATGGGTGTGCTTCTGGCCAGAAAGGAACTTCCCGCACTCAAAGAGGATGAATTCTACTGGCATGAAGTCATAGGAAAAAAGGTGAATGACCTCACAGGTGTTTTCGTCGGTACTGTTGGAAATATCTTTTCCAATGGAAAACAGGACATTCTGGTTATCCATGACGGTGAAAATGAGATTCTTGTACCGATAACCAGGGAAACTATTGTTGCTGAAACCGGAGAGGCAGTCACTATTGATCCCCCTCCCGGTCTTCTTGAACTTTACAGAAACAGTGCCGGGAACGGATATCCTCCCGAATGA
- a CDS encoding KH domain-containing protein, with translation MQELIGCIARSLVDKPDEVKVNLIEEDDSVTIELTVAPEDLGKVIGKQGRTARAMRSLLSASAARFDKRSRLEIIE, from the coding sequence ATGCAGGAATTAATCGGGTGTATTGCCAGGTCGCTTGTCGATAAGCCTGATGAGGTCAAAGTGAACCTTATCGAAGAAGATGACTCGGTAACTATTGAGCTGACAGTTGCCCCCGAAGATCTTGGCAAGGTCATCGGGAAACAGGGCCGAACAGCCAGAGCCATGCGCTCTCTGCTCTCTGCCTCAGCTGCCAGGTTTGATAAACGGTCCAGGCTGGAGATTATCGAATAA
- the rpsP gene encoding 30S ribosomal protein S16 — translation MAVRIRLTRLGKKKKPFYRIIVADSEAKRDGKFLDILGTYDPLQDPAEVNINEEKLQEWLGRGALPTTTVKSLIKKAVAAEQ, via the coding sequence ATGGCAGTTCGTATTCGACTCACACGACTTGGCAAAAAGAAAAAACCTTTTTATCGTATTATCGTTGCAGACAGCGAAGCCAAGCGTGACGGAAAATTTCTTGATATTTTAGGCACATACGATCCTTTGCAGGACCCTGCAGAAGTTAATATCAATGAGGAAAAACTACAGGAATGGCTTGGCCGTGGAGCATTGCCTACAACAACGGTAAAAAGCCTTATAAAAAAAGCAGTAGCTGCCGAGCAGTAA
- a CDS encoding L-lactate MFS transporter, translating into MSQQNQSVPAQAWVTVFAGMSINLCLGILYAWSIWKSALVNVDKAGEIMTGMNAGWAYLNNAQAATPFSICVIIFALLMIPGGRIQDKLGPKFGATLGGLTLAVGCIVAGLMKSYTGIILGFGVLGGIGMGIGYAAPTPAALKWFGPHKRGLIAGIVVGGYGGAALYIGGLGQYLINKYGITGSFIGLGVFFAVVVVIAGQLLKTPPEGYKPPSLEGSNVATAGSTITNWDPAEVVKTWQFYALVVMFILTTQSGLLIIGNAKGLMVAAAKNMPFFAANAWILVSFGGLVNASGRVGTGFYSDKIGRLNAYCLNCGVSALCLFSLPYIIQSQSVALLFLAVGIAYWQYGGGLALMPSFTADFFGPKNLGMNYGLVFIGWGLGVFVTRLAGTIEDVTGSLNYAFYLSGALLVAGVILAQMTRRPMHHTEEAPGEEVTA; encoded by the coding sequence ATGTCACAACAGAATCAATCAGTTCCGGCGCAAGCATGGGTAACTGTTTTTGCCGGTATGTCAATAAACCTCTGTTTAGGTATTCTTTACGCCTGGAGTATATGGAAGTCAGCTCTTGTGAATGTTGATAAGGCTGGTGAAATCATGACCGGAATGAATGCCGGATGGGCCTATCTGAACAACGCTCAGGCGGCTACACCGTTTTCCATCTGTGTTATAATCTTTGCTCTCCTGATGATTCCCGGTGGACGTATTCAGGATAAACTTGGTCCGAAATTCGGCGCCACACTTGGTGGTTTGACTCTGGCCGTTGGATGTATTGTTGCCGGTCTTATGAAAAGCTATACCGGAATTATTCTCGGTTTTGGTGTTCTTGGCGGAATTGGAATGGGAATTGGTTACGCTGCCCCTACACCAGCTGCGTTGAAATGGTTCGGTCCCCACAAACGTGGTCTGATTGCCGGTATCGTTGTTGGTGGTTACGGTGGTGCAGCACTGTATATTGGTGGACTTGGTCAGTATCTCATAAACAAATACGGGATAACAGGAAGTTTTATCGGTCTTGGAGTTTTCTTTGCTGTTGTAGTTGTAATCGCTGGACAGTTACTGAAAACCCCGCCGGAAGGGTATAAACCACCGTCGCTGGAAGGGAGTAATGTCGCTACTGCTGGATCAACAATTACTAACTGGGATCCTGCTGAAGTTGTTAAAACATGGCAGTTTTATGCTCTCGTCGTTATGTTTATTCTGACAACCCAGTCCGGACTGCTGATTATTGGAAATGCAAAAGGGTTGATGGTCGCAGCTGCCAAGAACATGCCGTTTTTTGCGGCTAATGCCTGGATTCTTGTTTCCTTTGGTGGTCTTGTTAACGCCTCAGGACGTGTCGGGACAGGATTCTATTCAGATAAAATCGGACGTTTGAATGCTTACTGTCTTAACTGTGGCGTATCAGCACTTTGTCTCTTTTCCCTGCCTTATATCATCCAGTCTCAAAGTGTAGCACTGCTGTTCCTGGCGGTTGGTATCGCTTACTGGCAATATGGTGGCGGGTTGGCACTCATGCCTTCTTTTACTGCTGATTTCTTTGGTCCTAAAAATCTTGGTATGAACTACGGCCTCGTTTTTATCGGTTGGGGTCTTGGTGTTTTTGTTACCAGGCTTGCTGGTACCATTGAGGACGTAACCGGCAGTCTCAATTATGCGTTCTATCTCTCAGGCGCACTGCTTGTTGCAGGTGTCATACTGGCCCAGATGACCAGGCGACCAATGCATCACACGGAAGAAGCACCTGGAGAGGAAGTCACAGCTTAA
- the acs gene encoding acetate--CoA ligase, whose product MSEKNVVETSEAEIAVHWQEEDYYMPSPTFIGQANLTDESIFERFSLDNFPDYYTEFAELLTWYKYWDEVLDTSDAPCWKWFKGGKLNASYNCIDRHLKDNKNKTAIHFVPELEEERVQHVTYQELYVRVNEFAALLRDTAGLKRGDRVTIHMPMSAELPITMLACARLGVIHSVVFGGFSASACADRVVDSQSRVLITMDAYYRAGNLLNHKAVDDEACELAAADGQKVDQLLIWQRYPGKMSTDSPLVEGRDIVVNDELKKYYGARVEPEQMLSEDPLFLMYTSGTTGKPKGCQHSTGGYLSYVTAMSKYIQDIHPEDVYWCMADIGWITGHSFIVYGPLALCASSVIYEGVPTYPDAGRSWRIAQELDVNIFHTAPTAIRALRKIGPDEPAKYDYNFKHMTTVGEPIEPEVWKWYEREVGKGKAVIVDTYWQTETGGFLCSTVPGIQGMKPGSAGPGVPGIHPIIFDENGEVLPSGSGKAGNICIQNPWPGCFMTIWGDRDRFVDTYFSMYNKDPNSKDWRDWPYLTGDAAVEAPDGYFRILGRIDDVINVSGHRLGTKEIESAALTVEEVAEAAVVPVNHEIKGKEPELYVSLKPGYEATPELQQKIADAITFQIGKIAKCKNVWIVPDMPKTRSGKIMRRVLGAISNRGDVGNVMTLANPEIVEEIQNMVGE is encoded by the coding sequence ATGAGTGAAAAGAATGTTGTTGAAACTTCAGAAGCTGAAATTGCTGTACACTGGCAGGAAGAGGATTATTATATGCCATCCCCGACCTTTATCGGGCAGGCTAATTTAACAGATGAATCCATATTTGAGCGATTCAGTCTCGATAATTTCCCGGACTATTATACAGAGTTTGCTGAACTTCTTACCTGGTACAAATATTGGGATGAGGTCCTCGATACCAGTGATGCTCCGTGCTGGAAATGGTTTAAAGGTGGTAAGTTGAATGCCAGCTATAATTGTATTGACAGGCATCTGAAGGATAATAAAAATAAAACGGCCATTCATTTTGTTCCCGAGCTTGAAGAGGAGAGGGTTCAGCATGTGACATATCAGGAACTTTATGTCAGGGTTAATGAATTTGCGGCACTTCTCCGTGACACGGCCGGACTGAAAAGAGGTGACCGGGTCACAATTCATATGCCGATGTCAGCCGAACTGCCCATAACAATGCTTGCTTGTGCACGGCTTGGAGTTATTCATTCGGTGGTATTCGGTGGTTTTTCTGCGAGTGCCTGTGCGGATCGTGTCGTTGACTCTCAAAGCCGTGTATTGATCACAATGGATGCCTATTATCGTGCCGGTAACCTGCTGAATCATAAGGCTGTTGATGATGAGGCATGTGAATTGGCCGCCGCTGACGGGCAGAAGGTTGATCAGCTGTTGATCTGGCAGCGTTACCCGGGAAAAATGTCAACTGATTCACCTCTGGTGGAAGGTCGTGATATTGTAGTAAATGATGAGTTGAAAAAGTATTACGGAGCTCGTGTTGAGCCGGAACAGATGTTGTCCGAAGATCCGCTTTTCCTGATGTATACAAGCGGGACAACCGGGAAGCCCAAAGGATGTCAGCACAGTACAGGAGGGTATCTTTCTTATGTAACGGCCATGTCCAAGTATATCCAGGATATACATCCTGAGGATGTTTACTGGTGTATGGCTGATATCGGCTGGATCACCGGACATTCCTTTATTGTATACGGCCCGCTCGCGCTTTGTGCTTCTTCCGTGATTTATGAAGGTGTTCCCACTTATCCGGATGCCGGCAGATCCTGGCGTATTGCTCAGGAACTTGATGTGAACATTTTCCATACTGCACCGACTGCTATTCGTGCACTGAGAAAGATCGGTCCGGATGAGCCTGCTAAGTATGACTACAATTTCAAGCATATGACGACCGTTGGTGAACCCATTGAGCCGGAGGTATGGAAGTGGTATGAGCGTGAAGTCGGCAAAGGCAAGGCCGTAATCGTTGATACTTACTGGCAGACTGAGACTGGCGGATTCCTCTGTAGTACCGTACCTGGTATTCAGGGTATGAAACCGGGCAGCGCCGGACCTGGTGTTCCTGGCATTCATCCGATCATTTTCGATGAAAATGGTGAGGTTCTGCCAAGCGGTTCCGGAAAGGCCGGTAATATCTGTATTCAGAATCCGTGGCCGGGTTGTTTTATGACCATCTGGGGTGACAGGGATCGTTTTGTTGACACCTATTTTTCTATGTATAATAAGGATCCAAACAGCAAGGACTGGCGAGACTGGCCATACCTGACAGGTGATGCGGCCGTTGAGGCGCCAGATGGTTATTTCAGGATTCTTGGGCGTATTGATGATGTTATCAATGTTTCGGGTCATCGCCTTGGTACCAAGGAAATTGAATCGGCAGCCCTTACTGTTGAAGAAGTTGCAGAAGCTGCTGTTGTGCCTGTTAATCATGAGATTAAAGGTAAGGAGCCGGAACTGTATGTATCTCTCAAGCCTGGATATGAGGCAACTCCTGAGCTGCAGCAGAAAATTGCTGATGCGATTACCTTCCAGATTGGTAAGATTGCTAAGTGTAAGAATGTCTGGATTGTACCTGATATGCCAAAGACCCGTTCCGGTAAGATCATGAGAAGGGTTCTCGGTGCCATCTCTAACAGAGGTGATGTCGGAAATGTTATGACTCTGGCCAATCCTGAAATTGTAGAAGAGATTCAGAATATGGTTGGTGAATAA
- a CDS encoding site-2 protease family protein produces the protein MENDFYLPYLLDYSNLTAESTVIFVIAIMAAIIVNAEGQAFLATFLGDSRTDVKDRFHFNVFLHMSIPGMLCFLVAGFGWVKEIEINSNKFKNYPRLSLVISRLAGPLANILLANIAASLSWILGNFGFVDKVFSSMVAVNITMAVYGLLPVPPLPGSSLLFAFFPDNHTFDRLKHWLCKIGPFLLIGGFGLIRLSGWEGVSSLVNPIVVSLMKFTLDF, from the coding sequence ATGGAAAATGATTTTTATTTGCCGTACCTTCTTGATTATTCAAACCTGACAGCAGAAAGTACGGTAATTTTTGTAATTGCAATCATGGCAGCGATTATTGTCAATGCAGAAGGACAGGCTTTTCTCGCAACTTTTCTCGGGGATTCGCGAACTGATGTGAAAGACAGGTTTCATTTCAATGTTTTTCTTCATATGTCCATTCCGGGAATGCTCTGTTTTCTGGTTGCAGGATTTGGATGGGTGAAGGAGATAGAGATAAACTCAAATAAATTTAAAAACTACCCGCGATTGTCTCTTGTGATCAGCAGGCTGGCTGGTCCTCTTGCCAATATCCTTCTGGCAAATATAGCAGCCAGTCTTTCGTGGATACTTGGAAATTTTGGATTTGTGGATAAGGTCTTTTCCTCAATGGTCGCAGTGAATATCACAATGGCGGTTTATGGTTTGCTGCCTGTACCTCCTTTGCCGGGTTCGTCGCTCCTTTTTGCTTTTTTCCCCGATAATCACACTTTTGACAGGCTGAAACACTGGCTCTGTAAAATCGGGCCATTTCTACTGATCGGTGGATTTGGCCTGATCAGGCTCTCAGGGTGGGAGGGAGTCAGTTCACTTGTTAATCCCATTGTTGTTTCTCTGATGAAATTCACCCTTGATTTTTAA
- a CDS encoding GNAT family N-acetyltransferase has translation MITIAHPQFREELFEKAKKLGYIGPERNLGEAARAVYPVQLESTINIDGEKVTIRPAKPVDERRIQEHYYSLPKEDVLSRFFCQKTIFGRPEMESRSNVDYINDLTLVAVVGEFGFSKVVAVAESMKLKDINMTEVAFSVSKEYQGKGLGKIFLKKLAAAARANGVSGLMAYTFPSNKAMISLFKTLPYKVKTRYEDGDLILSCKFNELA, from the coding sequence ATGATCACTATCGCCCACCCCCAATTCCGGGAGGAGTTGTTTGAAAAAGCCAAAAAACTCGGCTATATAGGACCAGAAAGGAACCTTGGTGAAGCGGCCAGGGCCGTATATCCTGTTCAGTTGGAAAGCACAATTAACATTGACGGAGAAAAAGTCACCATCCGCCCGGCCAAACCTGTTGATGAAAGAAGAATCCAGGAACATTACTACAGCCTTCCCAAGGAGGATGTCCTCTCACGTTTCTTCTGCCAGAAAACAATTTTTGGTCGTCCAGAAATGGAGTCACGCTCCAATGTTGACTATATAAATGACCTGACCCTTGTCGCGGTTGTGGGAGAATTTGGTTTCAGCAAGGTTGTTGCCGTTGCCGAAAGCATGAAACTCAAAGATATCAACATGACGGAGGTTGCCTTTTCCGTATCCAAGGAGTATCAGGGCAAGGGACTGGGCAAGATATTCCTGAAAAAACTTGCTGCCGCCGCCAGGGCAAACGGTGTGTCCGGACTGATGGCCTACACCTTCCCCAGCAACAAAGCCATGATTTCACTCTTCAAAACCCTGCCATACAAGGTTAAAACAAGGTACGAGGACGGGGACCTTATCTTGAGCTGTAAATTCAATGAACTGGCATAA
- a CDS encoding propionyl-CoA synthetase: MTSFDAVFQSSINNPEEFWAEAAKNITWYKEYDKVLDSSNPPFYKWYPGGKMNTCYNAIDRHVENGRADQTAIIYDSPVTNTIRKISYKELLDQVSTFAGVLKGMGVGKGDTVVIYMPMIPEAAVAMLACARLGAIHSVVFGGFAPHELAIRVDHAQPKVIVTASGAIEGVKNLAYKPLVDSAIEQSTHKVDKVILFQRDFVKADMIDGRDFDWNEMMEKSEPADCVEVDATDPLYILYTSGTTGMPKGVLRDNGGHAVALYWTMKNLYDINPGEVWWSASDVGWVVGHSYIVYGPLLQGSTTVFYEGKPIGTPDAGAFWRVISEHKVKALFTAPTAFRAIKKEDPDGLLFKKYDTSCFECLYLAGERTDPDTLHWAEDLLGVPVIDHWWQTETGWAIVGNCRGIEELPVKEGSPTKPMPGYDVKILDDEGKELPAGQEGNIVVKLPLPPGTLTTLWRNDERFVKSYMTTFPGYYETSDGGYIDEDGYVYVMGRMDDVINIAGHRLSTGAMEEIIANHPDIAECAVFGVDDKLKGQLPVGFFVVKAGVTRDPVEIKDELVKMVRESIGPIACFREATQVVRLPKTRSGKILRGTMRSIANNKDYNMPSTIDDPVILDEITDTLREMGYVKK, translated from the coding sequence ATGACTAGTTTTGATGCTGTGTTTCAAAGTAGTATTAATAATCCTGAGGAGTTTTGGGCGGAGGCTGCAAAAAATATCACCTGGTATAAGGAGTATGACAAGGTGCTTGATTCATCCAACCCGCCATTTTACAAATGGTATCCCGGGGGGAAGATGAATACGTGTTACAACGCCATTGATCGACACGTTGAAAATGGACGGGCAGATCAGACGGCAATTATTTATGACAGCCCTGTCACGAACACCATAAGGAAAATCAGTTATAAGGAACTCCTTGATCAGGTGTCCACTTTTGCCGGAGTGTTGAAAGGAATGGGTGTCGGCAAGGGGGATACGGTTGTAATCTATATGCCGATGATCCCTGAGGCAGCGGTAGCCATGTTGGCCTGTGCAAGGCTGGGAGCCATTCATTCTGTGGTTTTTGGCGGTTTTGCTCCCCATGAGCTGGCCATCAGGGTTGACCATGCTCAGCCGAAAGTTATTGTAACTGCATCCGGGGCCATTGAGGGTGTGAAGAACCTGGCTTACAAACCACTCGTGGACAGTGCAATTGAGCAGTCAACCCATAAGGTCGATAAGGTCATCCTGTTTCAGAGGGATTTTGTCAAAGCCGATATGATAGACGGACGTGATTTTGACTGGAATGAGATGATGGAAAAGAGTGAGCCGGCCGATTGTGTTGAAGTTGATGCTACGGATCCTCTATATATTTTGTACACCTCGGGAACAACAGGAATGCCCAAAGGCGTTCTCAGGGATAATGGCGGTCATGCCGTGGCCCTTTACTGGACCATGAAAAACCTCTACGATATAAATCCGGGAGAGGTGTGGTGGTCTGCTTCTGATGTCGGCTGGGTTGTGGGACATTCTTATATAGTTTACGGTCCGCTTCTTCAGGGTTCCACTACAGTTTTTTATGAAGGAAAACCTATTGGTACACCTGATGCCGGTGCATTCTGGAGGGTCATATCCGAGCATAAGGTGAAGGCTCTTTTTACTGCGCCTACAGCTTTCAGGGCTATCAAGAAAGAGGATCCGGATGGGTTGCTCTTTAAAAAATATGATACATCATGCTTTGAATGTCTCTATCTTGCCGGGGAAAGAACAGACCCGGATACCCTGCACTGGGCGGAAGATCTTCTCGGGGTTCCTGTTATAGATCACTGGTGGCAGACGGAAACCGGATGGGCTATCGTCGGGAACTGTCGTGGTATTGAGGAATTACCTGTGAAAGAAGGTTCACCGACCAAGCCGATGCCGGGATATGATGTGAAAATTCTGGACGACGAAGGAAAGGAACTGCCGGCCGGACAGGAAGGCAATATTGTTGTTAAACTGCCGTTGCCTCCGGGGACATTGACTACCCTGTGGCGCAATGACGAGCGGTTTGTGAAATCATATATGACTACTTTCCCCGGATACTATGAAACCAGTGATGGTGGATATATAGATGAAGACGGGTATGTCTATGTCATGGGACGTATGGATGATGTTATCAATATTGCGGGACATCGTCTGTCAACCGGAGCCATGGAAGAAATAATTGCCAATCATCCTGATATCGCGGAATGTGCTGTTTTTGGTGTGGATGACAAGTTGAAAGGGCAGTTGCCTGTGGGATTTTTTGTTGTGAAAGCAGGTGTTACAAGAGATCCTGTCGAAATCAAGGATGAACTGGTCAAGATGGTTCGTGAGTCCATAGGGCCGATTGCCTGTTTCAGAGAGGCGACTCAGGTGGTGAGACTGCCTAAGACCCGTTCCGGCAAAATCCTTCGTGGGACCATGCGGTCAATTGCCAACAATAAAGACTATAATATGCCGTCAACTATTGACGATCCTGTAATTCTCGATGAAATCACAGATACATTGAGAGAGATGGGATACGTGAAAAAGTAG
- the sucC gene encoding ADP-forming succinate--CoA ligase subunit beta, with translation MKIHEYQAKELFRKYHVPTPEGGVSDSVDGVKEIVKELGLPVAVKAQIHAGGRGKGGGVKIARTDDELVAAADAILGMTLVTKQTGPEGRLVKKVLVEKGVGIEKELYLSIIPDRETACITIIASQDGGMDIEEVAEKTPERIVKVPVNPTTGIQGHHLRQVMFGLELDKTLMREFSGILKNLYNLFVDYDCSLVEINPLIVTDQNSIIALDAKMDIDSNALYRHPDVLEMHDPNEDDPTEAEAAKYNLNYINLDGNVGNMVNGAGLAMATMDIIKQAGADPANFLDVGGGANAEMVENGFRLILSDSKVKGILVNIFGGILRCDVLAQGVVQAAEKVKLSVPVVVRMEGTNVEEGRRILAESGLKLINATDLADAAKKVAELVS, from the coding sequence ATGAAGATTCACGAATACCAGGCAAAAGAGTTATTCAGAAAATATCACGTACCAACTCCTGAAGGAGGAGTAAGTGATAGTGTTGATGGGGTTAAGGAAATTGTCAAAGAGCTTGGTCTTCCGGTTGCGGTAAAGGCCCAGATTCATGCAGGTGGGCGGGGAAAAGGTGGCGGTGTTAAAATTGCAAGGACAGATGATGAACTGGTTGCAGCCGCTGATGCCATTCTTGGTATGACCCTGGTCACAAAGCAGACCGGGCCTGAAGGTCGGCTTGTCAAGAAAGTCCTGGTTGAAAAAGGTGTCGGTATTGAAAAAGAGCTTTATCTTTCAATAATTCCGGATCGTGAAACAGCCTGCATAACGATTATTGCCAGCCAGGATGGTGGAATGGATATCGAGGAGGTTGCAGAAAAAACACCGGAGAGAATAGTCAAAGTACCTGTGAATCCGACGACAGGGATCCAGGGGCACCATCTTCGCCAGGTGATGTTTGGTCTTGAACTGGATAAGACGCTTATGAGAGAGTTCTCCGGGATTCTGAAAAATCTGTACAATCTTTTTGTTGATTATGATTGTTCCCTGGTGGAGATCAATCCTCTTATCGTCACAGATCAAAATTCCATAATTGCACTTGATGCAAAAATGGATATTGATTCCAATGCATTATACAGGCATCCCGATGTTCTTGAGATGCATGATCCCAATGAAGACGATCCCACGGAAGCCGAAGCGGCGAAATACAATCTAAATTATATAAATCTCGACGGTAATGTTGGCAATATGGTGAACGGTGCCGGTCTCGCCATGGCCACTATGGATATTATTAAGCAGGCGGGTGCTGATCCTGCAAACTTCCTCGATGTAGGAGGCGGAGCAAACGCGGAAATGGTTGAAAACGGATTCCGTCTCATCCTGAGTGACTCAAAGGTAAAGGGAATACTGGTCAATATTTTCGGTGGTATTCTCAGGTGCGATGTCCTTGCCCAGGGTGTGGTCCAGGCGGCTGAAAAAGTGAAGTTGTCGGTTCCGGTTGTTGTACGGATGGAAGGGACAAATGTTGAAGAGGGAAGGAGAATCCTGGCAGAATCCGGCCTGAAATTGATCAATGCAACGGATCTGGCCGATGCAGCCAAAAAGGTTGCAGAACTAGTGTCGTAA